The Spea bombifrons isolate aSpeBom1 chromosome 4, aSpeBom1.2.pri, whole genome shotgun sequence genome segment CtgaatacggtaataataaagtttttcaaaactttttacattttaggcaagaatttaatgaaattaTACTTATCTATTGTGGAATACATTGGCACTTAATTCAGCTAGGGTTTAGGGCAATAGTTGTattcatattaaccccttaaggacaatgggcggtccctaaacccattgaaaacaatgcattttgagcccgtacatgtacgggctttgtcattaaggggttaagatgtcAAAAATaggcaataaataaaattcaagGAAACAGAGGAGCTCATAAGAAATATAACAGTGATCAGATAAAGCAGTACAGATTAGATCCAGCCAAGCAAGCACTCCAGGCATATACAGCAATCCTAAATGTGGCTTTCTGTCGTACAATAAATGTTTGATCTCGTGTTACACAGTAACACGTGAAGAAAGTTCACATTACTATTATAAGCTTGCGAGCACGGCCCTCTTTACCTTTTGGTAGTCTGTCATTTCTGCATAAATTCTTGGTGCTATataactaaaacaaaataataatattggaaCATTCTCTGTTTTCTCAATTTAGTGAGATTAGTATGACTCCTAGGTGTTGCTTGATTATAATTTCAGTAGTTTAACAGCAGTTTGGTTGTCATGCATGGATCAAGCTCATAATGCAGTCCACCTTGCGTCAGTTGTCAACTGGAATATTGGTGGTGCTATACAagtcaatataaataataataatcggtATGTTGTACAAGGTAAAATGCACAATTATATCTAATACCAAataacaaatgtgtaatatccAAAGCAAATATCTGCATGTGACATGgacatacattaaaatgttacagCGGAAGTGTAAGAATTACATAGCAAACTAAAATCTTTGTATTGGTCAAGTTAGAAAGgtgaaaattgtaaaatatatattgtgaccttatataaaattagcaaatataaaaatgcatggcacatacatcttaaaaaaaagtttcaaaaacAGAAAACCTCTCAGTAGCACTTGTCATAGCTTCAGTTAAGTCGTGATTTACCAGTGGCACCCGAGTAATTAGGTTTTTAGTCAAGTTGCTTTTTCCCGCAAACTTACACATGATAGAGATACCGCCAATAAAATACGTCGGCAAAATCTAAGCAAATCATGTAAGACAcatccctgtatatatatagtgctatatatacattaaatacaactTTCTGCTCCCTTTGCATATAAAGTACAAGTTCAAAGAGAtttctcacacttacatttaatCCAGCATTGAAGAGCATGCAACCAGTCTCCTTTCTTTCACCGTAACtggtttttctttaaaaggggGTAAcaagtgtgtgtgggttttttttcaccaaGAGTTCATTGAACACTGACATTCTATTCTATTTCTATTTAGTGTCTTCATTTGTGCATTGTAAAGACAACATGGAGTGCATTATAACCTAGGTATATAACACAGTGTGTGTACATAAAGCACATATTCCACCCAAATGCTTTATAATTCTGATTTTGAGGAATACAACTGAAGTGCTCCTGGATGCAGGAAAACAAGTCCCCTCCTCTATGACATATCTGAAATAGTCAATTAATAACAGGTTGTTGTATGCATTTGATCACATCCTACTAAATGAATGTGGATATAACAGATCACAGGGAAGGCATGTTATTTTATGGATGGCACTTTGTGTAATGGGACAGATCAGGGCCTGCTTTGCTTGACCAGCCATATCATATGTTTTCTTTGCTTGATATTGCTGGATTCCTTAGTCACTCTTTACCGATATCcctattatttataaatgggtgtcttcttcctcctccaGGTCTTCCCTTGTAAGGTTGTCCAGTGGGACAATCCAGCTGTCCCCAAGCTCCCCATTCAGACCTCCCTTTTTCTCCTGCATCTCTGGAGAGGTCTCCATCACCTCAAGGGTTGGATTATCATGATAACCATTTTCCATGGTCTGGAGTTCTTCTGTGAGCctctacaaaaaaacacaacagaaaatttATCGACCAACCCTGAACAGTGTAATCTGCTATTGCAGAGTTTAGCAGATAAAGTTAAATGAAATAGCGTGGATTGCTAGTTTAACTGTGCATTATGAGCAGGGCCAGCTGCTCCTGGAGGAGAAGCCCAGCAAGGTTGGCCCTTTAAAATacacaacgtttcgacctcacaatgaggtctttatcaagtaaTAACTACATATTGAAGTTTCCATACTGATTGTAAGTGCAAAACTACCTGTGCTGAACAAACCTAGTATGTTATACTTAAACgtgttaaaacatttaattgaaCCGCAGTTACCTGCTCTCTCTTATGAGATTGTCTCTGATGCCAACATCCGTAAACACCTGCTATAATAAGCAGGGACACTGCCAGACATACAATAGTTATGATAAGGGGCATGCTTAACCAATCTTCGTAATAAGTGTTGTGTTCCACAGAGTTATATACAAACATGGGTGTTCCATCCTGAAAATGAAGGGAATAAAAAGGTTTCAGTAAACACACTGAGCACGAACCTTGGCTGTAAACGACAGGAAggaaaaggaatattaaaaaatatacctcATTTTTGATGCTCTTAAGTTTTGAATGAAGATCATTTGTATTTAGATGTgctaaaaggaaaacagatgaATTAAAGTTTGCTTAACGTATAACAGTATACACAAATTCTGGTTGATTTTGCAAAAGATGTTATTGTGATTGTTTGCATGCTAAACATAATGGTGAATTATTACTAAGTAATAGCAAAGTACCTTACAAATACAATACTGGtcatattagaaaataaaagtatgtgtatgtgtactgCCCAATAATTTGTTTACAGATCTTTCTAGTTATACAAGctaaatttatatataccgtattggctcggatataggccgcccccgtatataggccgcaccctaaaagtttggtgcttttttaaagaaaaagccactgtcctccctccccgagatacgctgccactgtcctccctccccgagatacgctgccactgtcctcctctgccccccctccccaacttaccggagcagactcccgggtgtcttgcggggtcggcggggtacatcccccgccgaccccgcaagacacccgggagtctgctccggtaagtccgggggggtgcagagataaaacgcatccgcacgatgcgcttagacaacctcccgtgccggcacaagcccccccccgtgggaagtgctggcaggggaggctgtctgagcgtatcagacagtaggatacaggtcccctgcaccgctgcgggggatctgtatcctaaccccgctgcctgcccggcgcccgggactgcatgtgccgggcgtcgggcgctagaccccgaatataggccgcacccccactttaaagtcttaaagtggggggaaaaagtgcggcctatattcgagccaatacggtatatagtatcTACATGGGGGGCTCTCCTCTCCTGCTCCTCGTGGAAGGTGAGGGGAGGTAGAGCCCAAGGTCAAATGTTTCTCCTTCACAGCTGGAGATACAAGGCCTATTAATTGCCTGTGATTGCCATGACAACCCCAGAAATTTTCCAAGTATGTTGGATACCCTATGTTCAATCAACTTTGTATTAATTAAAGACAAGGATTTCTACATTATAACAGATATCAGCCATTTCCACTGCTGTACTTTTGACCCAGTACTTACTTTCCACTACAGCTTCCAGTATCGCTACCTCATTgttcttttcattattgtacCCTAGGACTACTTTGCACTTGTCTGTGGGAGGCTGGAATTCTGGTTTTATGGCTTTGCAAACTATTTCCATGACATCAACTGCTTTGCTAGCAGTTGGGTTAACCTGAAAATCaatagaacaaaataataataattttgatttattcaagacaaattaaatttactatatatatatatatatatatatatatatatagatagatatatatatatatatatctatatatatatatatatatatatatctatatatatctatatctgtaGTATCATAGACAGACTAGATGTTCCATTGCAagagcctgtgtgtgtgtatatagatctAAGATAAGAGAAATACTCATTCCAGAAGTTAATTTTATATGTTACTCCTTTTTCAGTATAAGAGAAAGCTTCAGTTTCATATTTACTTTTAAGCAGATTGTTATCACCACCGgtgtatatttttatcactTATCTGAGTGTTACAGCAGGGATTCAGAGGAACCAGAGTTCCCTTGGGATATGTCGCGCAAAACAGAATGCTCTCTTAAACAAACCCTTCTCACGCATACTTGGTCCAGCAGCACATACAACAGAATTAACATCCAACTTAATCTCTTCAAAACAAAAGGTTGAAACGTCTCAGTGAATCAGaaaactttgttttgtttttaattttggtATTCTTATTAATCTAAAAatcttaaatcttttttttggcaaaaaagtgaaaaaatcaatattaatttGGGAAATTTGTAGTCTGCTAATACTTAATATACAATTCAAGCATAGCCAATTTCAATATTACAATAGAGAACAGAACCTGCAGCATGTAATGGCTTAAAATGTCCAGAAGGTGGCGAACAAGAATGTCACCCgtaaattttaataatttaaaaaaaacctgtcatTTGGTATTGTGGATTtgtgataaaacatttatatttcgTATTTTAAATAACTATATCCATCAGCACCTGTgaaattttttttctacctaCATTTGTCCATTTTCTACAAAGCAGCATAACACAGTTTATAATGATTATTTGTAGTTGTAATACTCCAAGATGAAGGTATtccatctttttattttctattgctACCTGTTCTGattaaatgcttaaataaaaaatgaatacataaaatgaatgaatttaaatattttaatatagtaCTTGGTGGGTCACTACATAGGAGTGATGTTTCTGACTACATTGGTTTTCATCCAACATTTAGACAGCTAATAATTTGCTGAGAATCATGCTGAGAAACAACAATAGGATAGAAAGACAACAAATCTGGAACTGGTGGCTCTTTTCATATCAGGGTGTGTATGGCAGCTACTAAGTAACTGGCTGAAGTTGTGgcgcccattttttttttggtgcctaTAACTAGCTAAAAGCAAATGGCAAAAGTAACATAAAACTTTGGTAAGTACTGTCTTCTCCGTGAAAAGTGCTAGCacatgtatagataaaaccttTTGTTACTTGATGTTTGATTCTGTTGTTGTTAAGTGAGCTGTGTATGCCGAAAATGTTCCCTGTGTGCACAACAGAGAGAGTGTTCTGGGAGAGCAAACATGCCAATGAAGACGACTTATACGCCATATTTGTAGTGGACCACCATATAATGTGCAAACAAAACAGCGCTAAACCTATTCACCAGCTGCAATGTGAACCTATGTAACCCCTCGTTACACCTTCAAAGatataccaaaaaaacaaaccaaccaaaaactaatataataaaaaaaatatatgtgcttGCTCATTGGACAATTTTTGCATGAACGGCAAtagaaattagcattttctttatATCTCCAACATAATGGTTGAAACAAGAATGTTTTGACTGGtttgtattaaaattaaattttccaCTTTTCCAAGTGACCTTTGCTTTTACTAGCATCATATGATCTGATCAGCCTTATTATTAAGCTGATGTGTGAAATGTACCGACAAATGTTCTAAGTCACGTGTTTGCATATTGACCAGCTAAGTCAAACTAGGATAGTACTGCTAAAATTCTGAACGCTACGAGTAACCTTTAGctaataattttcatttttgaagGTAGAGCAAAACATGTTTCTACTTAGGATTTCCAGTGTTTTATCATGTGTAGGAAAGCTATTTTTCTAGTATATACAAACTCACATAAATTATGTTACATAGAAGATTCAGAATAGTCTCTAAACATCTGAGAAGTTTACCTCTGTAAAAACTGTAAAACGGTTTGAAGAGGTTGGATTCTTCTTATTGTATTTCTCACTCATAAGTAATAATCAAACATTCTAATATATAGAGACAAAATGAAAAGATGCTTATTTTACTTACACAATGCTGTGCAATTTTTGTGACGTTAATCTTTATGTGAGAGTTGTTGAAGGCAATATTTTGGCACTCaacctaaaaagaaaaacacattgatAGAGCAgttaagtattttttgtttttactttaagaTCTGTTCTATACTCACTGTAACTTTACACATAcagtgtaacaaaaaaatacattttcataacaCATTCCTGTTAAACTATACATGTTGACACCACTGGTATAGTTTGACTTTGTGAAAATAGAGAttctaattaaaaacaaaatttaagtAAAGGGAAACGCCATCCAGTGaacggcagttgtgtggatgaaaatgccttgttgatgtcagaggagaatgggcagactggtttgagatgacagaaaagcAACTTGTTATAACAATAatcacttgttacaaccaaggtatgcagaatattaTCTCTGAACGAACAACACGTTAAACCCTGAAGCAGATGGgcaacagcagcagaagaccacaccgggcaccactcctgtcagctaagaacaggaaactgaggctacaattcgcacaggctcaccaaaattggacaatggaagactggaagaacgttgcctggtctcatgagtctcgattccagctgtgacattcaggtggcagggtcagactttggcataaacaacgtGAAAGCATGGattcaggctgctggtggtgtaatggtgtgggggcattttcttggcacacttcgGGCCCCTTAGTACCGACTGAGCATCTTTTAAacatgacagcctacctgagtattgtcgctgaccatgtccatccctttatgaccacagtgtacccttctcggatggctacttccagcaggataatgcaccatgtcacaaagctcgcATCAGCTCAAACtgaactggtttcttgaacatgacaatgagttcactgtagtCAAATGACCTTTGAGCACTACATGAGCACCTTTGCGATGTGGTGGAATGgaagattcacatcatggatgtgcagccaacaaatctgcggcaactgcatgatgccatcatgtccatatggaccaaaatctctgaggaatgtttccagtacCTTGTagaagtatgccatgaagaataaaggcagttctgaaggcaaaaggggttcCAACCCGgcactagcaaggtgtacctaataaagtgaccagcGAGTGTATATATGCCCTTGTTTCTATAAGAAGATATCGGCAGGCACAGTCAATACTGTTTAACTGTTTCTTAAGAAATGATGGCACAAAATAGGCAAACCAAAATTACGGAAAATATACAAAGTGATATCATGAAATACAAAGTTTGCATTACTTACCTGGATGGATTGCTCAGGAGTAACTGTGGATTCCCTGGTAATTGGAAACTGTGTGGTGATGGTGGTAACAGTAGACTTCCCCTCAGTGATGGTGGAGGTAGATACTTTCTGAGTCTCACTAGTGGTTTTACTAGGGGTTTCTGTAGTTTTAAATCCAACTAAAACTGTTGGAGAGGATGTGCTTTGAGGAGATGCAGTAGTCGAGGAGATGGCTGAGGTGTGCATATGCGGACTTCGTGTGGTAACTTCTAGCTGTGGAGAGGCTGATGTGCCATGAGTTGTAGTGGTTGCAAGAGGTTTTGTGCCTGTGGCCATCTGTACTGTAGCTTTAGGAAtccaaacatatataaaaaaacattattattattatttattttttatagagaCAACCGGtgtggagggccctgctcaaacaagcttacaatttacctttacatatatttatttaattttatttagacAGGAGGTCTGGCACCTTCAAGAGGCTGCAGTAAATAATATCacctatttttatataatatataatctaaaGACTAATAACAGAGAGGAGTGAGTAAATCTTTCTCTTAATGAAGGATTGGTAGCCAACGGCTCAagtataatgtaaataaaagacaTGGATCATATTGGAATTACAGGGTAACAATATCTGCTTCAATTTTGTAGTATTTGATGAAAACAGACCGTACTTCATCCCATTTTACAACTCTACATATGttagcactatataaattaataaacagtaataataatcagCACTTAAGAACATCTAAGCTGAAGGCCATCTGAGACTTGAGTTGTCCAGTGCTTCTCTCAAGTATGAATGTCAAAAGTTCCCCAGGCTAGCATAACAAAACAAtgcctcttatttttttttatttacattctcCTAAATGTACAGATGCAGAAGgaggacaattaaaaaaaaaaaaaaaacccaagacaACATATATTTACTGAAGCCATACCTTCCTTAGTAGTCACTTTAGTAGTCAATAAGCTGCTCTGTGTGGTCTTGGCTGTTGTTGGTTTATCGGTTACAACTCCAGAAGGCTGCGTTGGGCTTGGAGTAGTAGCTTCGCTAACAGTACTTTTGCTGGTTATTGTAACTTTTGTAGTAGCGGTAACAGGTTTTGTTGTTGGGATGCTGGCACTGCCGGTGGCAACACTTTCTGCTTTAGTTGTAGGAGTAGGCAGCGGACTCAATGCACTTACTTTTTGCGATGAGGAAGGAGAAGAAACTGGTTTAGTAGTGACATCTTGTACGCTGGGAATGACTGCCGTAGGGGTACTTACAGCACTGTTTTGTGTAGTCTTTGTACCCGTTGTAGCAACTATGTTATTAGACACTGTACTGCTTATTACAGTTGAACCCAATGATGTGGCAAatcctaaaagaaaaaaggcaattacatTAGTATAACACGCATTTAACAATCTAGATCTCAAGGTCGACCAAAGACTTACGTTGTCCCAGAAGATGAAACAATagagtgtttaaaaaaagaacagatgtGTGCAAAGGATAAAAATGGGAGAAGTAAGGGGTATATTCTTAACAGAAGTCTAGGATTCAAAAAAGTTCTGTACCTAACCAAAAATGCTAAAGAAGTCTCTTGAGAAGAATTTATTTAGAGCACACGGACACACACTATAACTGTACACATGCATGCAAAGATCAGGAGATGCAGACTGACTGAAGTCAGGAAGTAGCCTTCACAGAAAGTTAACGAGTGGCATTTCTACATTAAATGCTGCTTACTTAGCTGAAGGACTATGCTAGCAtcccatttattattatgtgtacTACTGACAGATGGAAGTGCATTTGTTTGGAGTAATTTGTCGGAAAGTGATCCACATACACATTTCATGGTATCTTAGATCTTAAGAAGCAGCCAACTCATAATACTTGCAACTGTCCTAGTATATGGAggaacatattatatataacactgCCAGATTCTAGAAGCACTGGTTGTTAAGATTTTTGGATTGGCATGGCGATCCTATCCACACTATTCAAGTAGTAACTAACAGTGGCCATCTTCTTATAATTTACATGTTTTCCCTCATACAGTAATATGCCCTTCCAGATGAGTATATGTAAGATGATTTATGTTGGCTCTGATCTATAAATAGTGAAAGGGAAGCCGAGAATAATATAGGAGGAAATTATGTGAGCACACCCCATTCAGACAGGCAGGCGGACACATTTTTATGCACAATGCTGGCAATGGTTTCCATTTCTTCTAAGGTTAAGGCAtgggaaaaaacaaattactagGGTGGCTTCTATAGAGTAAAAGAAAGCAGCTGTGGAAAGACAATGGACTTCACAGTTAGTACGTGTAGAAGTGGAAGACCAGGTGATGTactaaaaacacatatatttatatatactatatatatgaaataaaacaacctTGTCTTTTTCCCTAACAAAAACCTCACCAACATATAACTTGCAAAAGACAGTTATATCTAAAATAAGTCTTGAAAAGAAACAGCTAGAACTAATAATTGAATAATATTGCTATGGTATTCTTCCAAGCAACTAACCAAgtttgctgccttggtgtcacacttgaccctgctttctccttcATCCCTTACATCCAGtacctcaccaaatcctgccatcctgtcacctgaaaaacatctcccgaattCGGCCATTCCTCGCACAAGTCCGTTTGGACTTTTGCAACTCCCTTCTAactggtctccccctctcctgccTTTTACCACTTCAAGCCGTCCTCAAAACTGCAGCTAGACTACTCAGTCTTTCTTTgtctccactggctccccatacccctCAGAATCAAATTCcaacttctgaccctgacctagAGATCCCTTAACAAATCTGCACCCTCTCCTtatctctaccctcctatccaaataaaACCCTAACTGCTCTCTTCATTGCTCTCATGAACTGCGTTTCTTTTCTACCACCCTTACCTATTCCAAGTACTTTATTCAGGGTTTCCCATGTGCTGCACCCCTTTCGTACAAAAGCTCTCTATAAACCCACCTTTTTTTGAGAACCATACAACATTTTCTCCTAacactcagccagcatcctaatcaagccacctAAACTGAACAACCAACAACCgctacagatcatcctgacaTAGTCAAATCATTCCCtacaagcagtcctctcctactctTTTATTCCCCCTTAACCACCAACTATATTGTaagtaccagtttgttattgtgtgttgtttttttttaatggaatctgctggcgctatataattaaatgtaatgtgatgtaGTTACATTGGAGAATCAGGATTTTTATAGTGGGCTTATGGGGGGTAAGCTTTGGTctaacaaataatacaaatattatggTAGAGGAATCATTTACACAGTAAAATCATAAGACCCAAAGATTAAATGGTGTCTCAGCAATCACAAAGGTACATGGATCACAGCTAAATGTGTATTGTTTCCAATTCAAACAATTGGGTCTGATAACAATGTCCTGCCAACAACCCCACAAAGATATTTGCCAGGCTTTGAATGCTACAGCTCTTATCACTTTGGTTCACATGGACAGAGGGACACAAGTACCTGCTGTGGCATTTGTCTCTCTCTTTATGCCTTTGGACAGCATGACAGTTTCCACTTTTGCCTTGAACAAAACATCTATTATTTTGCGTATATGTACCAAATCTATTTTAGATGATATCGTTATTGAAGGTCTTTATATTGTAGATAGGGGTTGGGTGACTCGTCTTTCAAATCCTGTTATATCTAAACCAGAATAATGTCTTTGCAAACAACTGTAGACAACCAACATGAATCAGAGCTCAGAGCATAAGTATGTCATGTTTGCATATAACTGAGCCTATGTTTTTATGTGGTCAGAGAGTATCCAGTGTTATTATTTAGATATAAGTAGGGGCAGTCTTGGATCAGCAAGGACCACATTTTGTGAATAGCACCAGAAACTAGTGCCTATGACTTCTGTCACCACCTTCTATGGCTAAAGGTTAAAGGTTAGTTGTGCGACCTTAGTTTAGACTCATTGCCTGGGCTTTCATTACATCTTAAGAGGCGAAAATTGCCGTCCACtccctaaaataattttttaaaaggaaagcattTTGTAGATGCAGGGTATAGAAGGGGTGCTACTTGGGTAAACATACCGAGAATAGCTCGAAGAGTGTGGATGAGGCTACCATTAGGccattttacttaaaataataaaaagtgtgcATGAGTGGTGAATTGAAATGGGAATTAGGTTTGGCACATCATGTCATTCTAGCTTTACAGGCATTGCATTGAAGACACTACATGAACAAAACTTAAAATGCGGCCATAGGATATGTAACTGTCTTAGGCTCATGTAGTATAGCCCTGGATGGATTCTACGTAATATTAAGTTAGTGTTTATACTGAAGAAACTACTGCTGGATTTTGTATTGATTTCAAGATTATTAATCCATCATAATGCCTTCCTGAACatacaatattatttaacatcTGCACGTCTAAACAACCTACGAGTAAAGTAAAAAGCAAAGTTACCCTTACTTTTTATTGCCGGACACAAATACAAGGTCTGAAAATGagtaaaatgtgtaatattttatagtCATTGTACAACTCATCGTAGAACTGAACACAGTATAAGCATTAACTATGGATAAGCTTCTAAACTCCCGAGAGGGTTCAGAGATGCCGCATATTAAATTAATCGGGATTAAATTGTCTTTTTCATCTTTTGCCAGTAACTCATGCATAGGGAAATTCAAAGCAGCCTTTGTATGCCAAAGAGGAGAACAACACATTGTAAATAGTAAGCATGCAGTTTTAGTGGACTAAGGCAACACAGATGGACACGGTAACACTGTATTCACCTTTACTGTACAGAGAAATGCCTTCTAGAAAACTTGATGGGTCTCACAGATGCTGTGAAACATTAGGAAATCCGTACTCTCGCTCTCATTAAGCTGGCATTAACCCAGGAGAAGATGCATTGTAAATATGactgcaaatatttatatagactTTCACAGATTTAATGGCTCCAGTACCCTAATATCCCATGGGTCGGCAAGGGACAAAAAGCTTATTTACATACCATTGTCTGCTTCCCTTAAGGTTAATTTTAAGTCAAGAATAAAGGAAATGTGCTCGTGTgttgaaagaaaacattttaatatagctACTGTATGCTTTTGTTCCCACTAAATTGTCCCCATTCTTATAAATGACACCAGAATAACACTCCTTTATCAGTACATTAAgttacattaattatatttagtGTGTAGAATAGTCAAGAGAATGTCAATTCTCACAAAAGGAATTCTATTACCTCAGACACATATTCTTGTTTTCCATCCCTCCCAATTGTCCTACTACTAAGTCCTAAATCTATATGTGCCTTTTTTGAGCTGCAACCAGGGCAACATTTCTTTATATGACAGCCGCATTTGTAGAAATTTAACGTTACAGACCCTTTAACCCATTGCATTTTGAGTCATCACTGCATATGTTGTTTGTCAGCCACAAAATTACAAGCAGCCATGTTCAACTGGTTACCTATTAGGTTCAGCAGGCCCAGGTCTATGTACCCCTAGATCGTGTAATATGGCATTACTGTATGTATGGACTGAAATCCATTGATAAATCATTGCATGGTAACAACTGCActttactaaaaatatatttttttataggggatatttaatgtgtttggtttacaagAAGATCTTGTTTCCTTTACTAGAGAGCTAGATCTTGGTTACCTTATGAGGCCTAGCATTCTACCACTATTACAGTTCACAAAT includes the following:
- the PODXL gene encoding podocalyxin gives rise to the protein MKTVGMAKLNLLLGLLWAVGFATSLGSTVISSTVSNNIVATTGTKTTQNSAVSTPTAVIPSVQDVTTKPVSSPSSSQKVSALSPLPTPTTKAESVATGSASIPTTKPVTATTKVTITSKSTVSEATTPSPTQPSGVVTDKPTTAKTTQSSLLTTKVTTKEATVQMATGTKPLATTTTHGTSASPQLEVTTRSPHMHTSAISSTTASPQSTSSPTVLVGFKTTETPSKTTSETQKVSTSTITEGKSTVTTITTQFPITRESTVTPEQSIQVECQNIAFNNSHIKINVTKIAQHCVNPTASKAVDVMEIVCKAIKPEFQPPTDKCKVVLGYNNEKNNEVAILEAVVETHLNTNDLHSKLKSIKNEDGTPMFVYNSVEHNTYYEDWLSMPLIITIVCLAVSLLIIAGVYGCWHQRQSHKREQRLTEELQTMENGYHDNPTLEVMETSPEMQEKKGGLNGELGDSWIVPLDNLTREDLEEEEDTHL